A section of the Pithys albifrons albifrons isolate INPA30051 chromosome 30, PitAlb_v1, whole genome shotgun sequence genome encodes:
- the LMNA gene encoding lamin: MATPSQKRSTRSGASGTPLSPTRITRLQEKEDLQELNDRLAVYIDKVRSLELENAGLRLRITESEEVVSREVSGIKAAYESELADARKTLDSVAKERARLQLELSKVREEHKELKARNAKKEGDLLTAQARLKDVEALLNSKEAALSTALGEKRNLETEVRDLRGQVAKLESALNEAKKQLQDEMLRRVDAENRLQTLKEELEFQKNIYSEELRETKRRHETRLVEIDNGRQREFESKLSEALQELRSQHEAQIRLYKEELEKTYGAKLENAKQSAERNSNMVGAAHEELQQTRIRIDNLSSEVSQLQKQLAAKEAKLHDLEDILARERETNRRLLSDKEREMAEMRARMQQQLDEYQELLDIKLALDMEINAYRKLLEGEEERLRLSPSPSSHKGASRSHLSTSGSSKKRKLEDSESRTSFSHHARTSGRVGVEEVDLEGKFVRLRNKSNEDQAMGSWQIKRQNGDDPPIIYRFPPKFTLKAGQVVTIWASGAGATHSPPSNLVWKAQSSWGSGDSLRTALINSNGEEVAMRKLVRTVIINDDEDEDDDEMSIHHRHHHGSCSGSGDPGEYNLRSRTVVCGTCGQPADKAGTQNAGINTMSSGSSTSSVTVTRSYRSMGDSGIGLGDSLVTRNYLLGNSSPRRQAQAVQNCSIM; this comes from the exons ATGGCGACGCCTTCGCAGAAGAGGAGCACCCGTAGCGGGGCTTCGGGGACCCCCTTGTCCCCCACCCGCATCACCCGcctgcaggagaaggaggacCTGCAGGAGCTCAATGACCGCTTGGCCGTCTACATCGACAAGGTGCGCTCGCTGGAGCTGGAGAATGCCGGGCTGAGGCTCCGCATCACCGAGTCCGAGGAGGTGGTGAGCCGTGAGGTCTCGGGCATCAAGGCTGCCTACGAGTCGGAGCTGGCAGATGCCCGCAAGACCTTGGATTCCGTGGCCAAAGAGAGAGCTcggctgcagctggagctcagcaaAGTCCGGGAGGAGCACAAGGAGCTCAAAGCCCG GAATGCCAAGAAGGAAGGGGACCTTCTCACTGCCCAGGCACGCCTCAAGGACGTGGAGGCTTTGCTTAATTCGAAGGAGGCTGCGCTGTCCACAGCCCTGGGTGAGAAGAGAAATCTGGAGACTGAAGTGCGGgacctgaggggacaggtggcCAAG TTGGAAAGTGCCTTGAACGAAGCCAAGAAACAGCTTCAGGATGAGATGCTGCGCCGTGTGGATGCTGAGAACCGGCTGCAGACACTGAAGGAAGAGCTTGAGTTCCAGAAAAACATTTACAGTGAG GAGCTGCGGGAGACCAAGCGCCGCCACGAGACACGGCTGGTGGAGATCGACAACGGGCGGCAGCGCGAGTTTGAGAGCAAACTCTCCGaggccctgcaggagctgcggAGCCAGCACGAAGCCCAGATCAGGCTTTACAAGGAGGAACTGGAGAAGACCTATGGGGCCAAG CTGGAGAATGCCAAGCAATCGGCTGAGAGGAACAGCAACATGGTGGGTGCTGCCCacgaggagctgcagcagaccCGCATCCGCATCGACAACCTCTCCTCGGAAGTGAGCCAGCTGCAGAAGCAG TTGGCTGCCAAGGAAGCGAAGCTGCATGATTTGGAGGATATTCTGGCTAGAGAACGTGAGACCAACCGGCGCCTGCTCTCCGACAAGGAGCGGGAGATGGCTGAGATGCGGGCACgcatgcagcagcagctggatgagtaccaggagctgctggacatCAAGCTGGCTCTGGATATGGAGATCAATGCCTACCGCAAGCTGCTGGAGGGCGAGGAGGAGCG gctgaggctgtcccccagcccttcctcccaCAAAGGTGCATCCCGAAGCCACTTGTCCACCTCGGGCTCCTCCAAGAAGCGGAAGCTGGAGGACAGTGAGAGCCGGACCAGCTTCTCCCACCATGCCCGGACCAGCGGCCGTGTCGGTGTGGAGGAGGTGGACTTGGAGGGCAAGTTTGTCCGTCTCAGGAACAAGTCCAATGAG GACCAGGCAATGGGGAGCTGGCAGATCAAGAGGCAGAATGGGGATGATCCCCCCATCATCTACCGTTTCCCCCCAAAATTCACCCTAAAGGCTGGCCAGGTGGTCACG ATCTGGGCCTCAGGAGCTGGAGCaacccacagcccccccagcaaCTTGGTGTGgaaagcccagagcagctggggctcCGGGGACAGCCTGCGCACTGCCCTCATCAACTCCAACGGGGAG GAGGTGGCCATGCGGAAACTGGTTCGCACTGTGATCATCAACgatgatgaggatgaggatgatgatgaaaTGAGCATCCATCACCGTCATCACCAC GGTAGCTGCAGTGGCTCCGGGGACCCTGGTGAATACAACCTGCGCTCACGCACGGTCGTGTGCGGCACGTGCGGTCAGCCGGCCGACAAGGCGGGCACCCAGAACGCCGGCATCAACACCATGTCCTCGGGCTCCTCCACCTCCAGTGTGACCGTCACCCGCAGCTACCGCAGCATGGGCGACTCTGGCATCGGCCTCGGGGACAGCCTGGTGACCAGGAACTACCTCCTGGGGAACTCCAGCCCCCGCAGGCAG GCTCAGGCTGTGCAGAACTGCAGCATCATGTAA
- the SEMA4A gene encoding semaphorin-4A has protein sequence MVLGPSRGTSLPPPAMPAALHLLCGVVVPAAMLCAEPLPRIAFLSEDPQRTLTHFSQENVSHYDIFLLDESEEELYVGARDRVLALTVSIPGSIHAKASIMWGPTAEKTSECAFKKKSQETECFNFIRVLVALNQTHLYVCGTYAFSPACTYIHLENFTLVSSGRGQPFLDGKGQCPFDPQHTHTALLVDGELYTGTMNNFQGNEPIISRSLGTRTLLKTDAFLRWLSADAAFVASFSIPGDDKVYFFFEETADEFDFFERLLVPRVARVCKSDVGGDKVLQKKWTTFLKAQLVCSQPGHVPFNVIHHAFALPRHGGGADFYAVFTSQWQMGRAGSAAVCAYSQEALEKVFEGKYKELNKESSRWTVYSGPDMSPRPGSCSMGPSSDKALTFMKDHFLMDGKVSPIQGKPLLVKSDVTYTRIAVDETHGISGTTYRVMFLATAEGFLHKAVELSEGPHIVESIQLFRTSEPVKNLLLAPGKGILYVGYSRGILQVPVANCSLHQSCAECVLARDPYCAWHSPENSCQPTRNATGDRSGWLQDIETGSPATTCHHGRSVAMPRALGPLEGPSVQIPTVLNPPLNTVVHLPCPHHSALATYSWEQPGGDRKDTVLLPNHTLVVIMQQGTAGTYKCQAMENGYTWTVAHYQLGDSVGAAQGDGLGEELTWEFSDTSTRRSYWPEFVTVTVLLAVTVAAFLVLLAYRDQFRARSKVRGCSAPHSPPSRHREKVPLNGGTGEPPAPGAATEEEEEDESSRACCLQLGGDIDVDNNRLHVPGQDMA, from the exons ATGGTGCTGGGACCCTCTCGGGGCACATCCCTGCCGCCCCCCGCCATGCCCGCCGCCCTCCACCTGCTCTGCGGGGTGGTGGTGCCGGCTGCCATGCTCTGCGCCGAGCCCCTGCCCCGCATCGCCTTCCTCAGTG AGGACCCGCAGCGGACCCTCACCCACTTCAGCCAGGAAAACGTCTCCCACTATGACATCTTCCTCCTGGATGAGAGCGAGGAGGAGCTGTATGTGGGGGCACGTGACCGGGTGCTGGCCCTCACTGTCAGCATCCCTGGCAGCATCCATGCAAAAGCCTCG ATAATGTGGGGACCAACGGCTGAGAAAACCTCTGAATGTGCTTTTAAGAAGAAGAGCCAAGAG ACCGAGTGCTTCAACTTCATCCGAGTTCTGGTGGCCCTGAACCAGACCCACCTGTATGTCTGTGGGACCTATGCCTTCAGCCCTGCGTGCACCTACATC CACCTGGAGAACTTCACGCTGGTGTCCAGTGGCAGAGGACAGCCCTTCCTGGATGGGAAGGGCCAGTGCCCCTTTGACCCCCAGCACACCCACACGGCCCTGCTGGTGG ATGGTGAGCTCTACACGGGCACCATGAACAACTTCCAGGGCAACGAACCCATCATCTCCCGCTCGCTGGGCACCCGCACCCTGCTCAAGACAGACGCCTTCCTCCGTTGGCTCTCGG CCGACGCTGCCTTCGTGGCCTCCTTCAGCATTCCTGGGGACGACAAGGTCTACTTCTTCTTCGAGGAGACAGCAGATGAGTTCGACTTCTTTGAGCGACTCCTGGTGCCACGGGTGGCCCGTGTCTGCAAG AGTGATGTGGGGGGAGACAAAGTGCTGCAGAAGAAGTGGACGACATTCCTGAAGGCACAGCTCGtgtgctcccagcctggccacGTCCCCTTCAACGTCATCCACCACGCCTTTGCCCTGCCCCGCCATGGCGGTGGTGCCGACTTCTATGCTGTCTTCACCTCGCAGTG GCAGATGGGCAGGGCGGGCAGCGCCGCCGTCTGTGCCTACAGCCAGGAGGCTCTGGAGAAGGTCTTCGAGGGCAAGTACAAGGAGCTGAACAAGGAGAGCTCCCGCTGGACTGTCTACAGTGGCCCTGACATGAGTCCCCGGCCTGGCAGC tgctccatgGGTCCCTCCTCAGACAAAGCCCTCACCTTCATGAAAGATCATTTCCTGATGGATGGGAAAGTGTCACCCATCCAGGGGAAGCCACTCTTGGTGAAGTCAGATGTCACCTACACACGAATTGCAGTGGATGAGACTCATGGCATCTCAGGGACCACCTACCGTGTCATGTTCCTGGCCACAG cgGAGGGTTTCCTGCACAAGGCAGTGGAGCTGTCTGAGGGTCCCCACATCGTGGAGAGCATCCAGCTCTTCAGGACGTCAGAGCCAGTGAAGAACCTGCTGCTGGCCCCAGGGAAG GGCATCCTTTATGTGGGCTACTCCAGAGGCATCCTCCAGGTCCCGGTGGCCAACTGCAGCCTGCACCAGAGCTGTGCCGAGTGCGTGCTGGCACGGGACCCGTactgtgcctggcacagccctgaaaactcctgccagcccacccGCAATGCTACCGGGGACAG GAGCGGGTGGCTGCAGGACATCGAGACAGGGAGCCCGGCCACCACGTGCCACCACGGGAGGAGTGTGGCCATGCCCCGAGCACTGGGGCCACTGGAGGGTCCCAGTGTGCAGA TTCCCACAGTGCTCAACCCCCCACTGAACACCGTGGTTCACCTGCCATGCCCCCACCACTCTGCACTGGCCACCtacagctgggagcagcccgGTGGTGACAGGAAGGACACAGTGCTGCTGCCTAACCACACGCTGGTGGTCATCATGCAGCAGGGGACAGCTGGCACCTACAAGTGCCAGGCTATGGAGAATGGCTACACCTGGACTGTGGCTCACTACCAGCTCGGGGACTCTGTGGGGGCAGCCCAGGGGGACGGGCTGGGTGAGGAGTTGACCTGGGAGTTCTCGGACACCAGCACCCGCCGGTCGTACTGGCCAGAGTTTGTGACGGTGACGGTGCTGCTGGCGGTGACTGTGGCCGCCTTCCTGGTCCTGCTTGCCTACCGGGACCAGTTCAGAGCCCGGAGCAAGGTGCGGGGCTGCAGcgctccccacagccccccgtCCCGCCACCGGGAGAAGGTGCCCCTCAATGGGGGCACCGGAGAGcccccagcacctggagccGCTAccgaggaggaggaagaggatgaaagTTCCCGcgcctgctgcctccagcttgGTGGGGACATCGACGTGGACAACAACCGGCTCCACGTGCCAGGGCAGGACATGGCATGA